The Pieris rapae chromosome 9, ilPieRapa1.1, whole genome shotgun sequence region TCTCCAGCAATCCTGATCGTACACAAGTGGCATTAGGGCTTTCACTTCCTCCACTAGAACCCCCATTTTCCACCATTTTCAATCACAAATAGTTCGTTTTAAAACGCAAGTAGTTAGTCAAAGCAAGTGCTAAAAACACTCAAACAATATCATTCATAATCAAAGCCATTTTTAcgcattataaaataataaatccacaagttaagtaaaaatatagatataatactaaaaattatttaagaaacaaGTGacctattgaaatatatttagaaacagCAAAAATATTCtagcataaatttaaatattatttcatgaaTAAAAAGTTATGACAATTGTCCTTTGATAGATAACAGATTAGATTCCTAGCCAGAGGCACCATTTATGTTTATCGAATCTATCTgtgatattaattacaatactaaaaaaatgtcaattgtcaccGTGACATATGTAAAATATCAATGAGAATTGAGAAATGAGagtttgtaaatattacactcaaaataaaaaatatttatgatctagaaacaattactttttttatcaaatgtttaattcataaattttacatgtaGGTTAAAAAAGCAAAGCAAAATGGTAGTTTGTAGAGCATGTAATTTAGATAGTTCGGCAACTGCTGAGTGGGTTTTATTTgatgataatataatgttatacttTAATCTTCTTACCAATCTAAATGTAAGTATACTGCTTCAGGCTAAATACAAATCAAGTAAACTTCTAAGAGAGTCTTCATTAAATTGAgggttattataattttactcatGTTTAATAACTGtcgtaaaattgtttttccaGGTATATGTAGATGATGGATTATCACAACATTTGTGTAAAACATGTAACAATATCATTCATCACTTTATGGAATTCCGTGTTAGGTGCATTTCTGTTGATCTTAacctaagaaataatttaatttgtaaggTAAATAACTGCAAATATTCAGTTGTTAAGTTGAACTCCTTGTATGTTACAACCATTACCATATGCATGACAAGCAATGTGACTCAAAGTCAAACCATTAATTCAATTAGACttcctaaaatggcacttgaatgttaaataaaatattaagatgatACTAGTTACCCCTTCAAATGGAAGTTTTATGTGGAGATTAATGTAAAAGGAGCTTCCAtacttgatttttaattatattatgtgaagacaatgtacttcttgtataaaactactatacaggtaaattattgtgttgttagtatacataaaaacattatctatctcaaaatatgtatataaagtcTCTATTTAAGGTGAAACATGAATtggatataataaatcatatcaaGCAGGAGAATTTGGATTATGATGGAGATAAAGCAAATTATGATGACTACAATGGATTAGAACAGAATGACGAAATTTGCAAAGATCAAATTATTGATGGTatgattttaagtaattttcttttagttcaatttaaagtttatgattgcaattcataataaatattgttgtgtGTATatcatgatatttattataaaactgttttacatTTGAAATCTAGAAGCAGAAATGTTGACTACATTCTGTTAGTTAATTCTCTAGTTAATCTGAGTTTATAACTTGtagattattatttgactTAAACTAAGTCCTTTTTTTGACAAGGTCAAGTTTAAgtcagtaaattttttttagatcaaAACTCTCAGTTTACAAGAAAAATCAAGAATATTAAACAACGGCAatcaataaaagacaatacctCAAAAGCAAATCAAACCAACCAAAAAACCAAATGCAAAgtcaaatataatacaaaaggaTATAATtgtggtaaaaaatatttccaattataaaaatatattttaataagtaactataaagtatatatttagcaCAACCTATAAAGaccataaagaaaaaaatatctttatgcTTGTACAAACCACACATATTTACAACTCATGATTTAGGCTCACATAATTTTCAAGTGAGTAATAATCCTTAAACACTatggtatataattattgtttatggtgTTTTATAGTTGcactatttaacaaaaaaatatggcactttgcaaatattattttttaaaagacagataattatttttttatatttttaacctgtagattaattttaaaagacacTTATTTTCAGGTTTATGCTTAGAAAGTTTTCAGCATGATTTAGcacataaaaatcatttagatATGCATAAAACTAACAATAACTGCTGtatatgcaataaaaaattcacaaaCCAATATCAGACCTTAGCACACAGAATAATACATCTACCCAGCGATGAAAGAAACTGTTATATGTGCCATAAAAAGTTCCATAAAGAACATTACCTTGAATATCATTATAAGAAATACCATTCCAATGAAGCTGTAAGTAATTTTGgtaatgttatatttgaaaagattaatagatttttttctaacatTCCTTATGTTTAGCTACCTTAAGAATATCTATCTaaagtgaaataatttataaaatcaaactgAACATACCTAATGCCatgcaatataaaaatattcacagcACACTGAATGTACTAATTTCTTACTGTACAACAATAGAAACCCATTAGTCATACATAGGTTTTTCAGAATACAAATATAGAATGTAAACAATGCAAACGCGAGTTTCGTAATCCAAAAAACTTGACAAGACATCTTTTGAATGCTCACAGTGATACGAGAGAAATAATGATTTGTGATTTCTGTAAGAAAATGtgagtattatatatttatatttgaaatttagtGTAAGggagttttaattaaaattgtagtaatactttttactcagacaaaaatatattttatatctttttagaTATAACAGCaaatatagattaattttacacataaatatgcatttaaatATACGGCAATGGAAATGCAAGAAATGTGATTTTTCAACTAACTTTCGGTCATCTCTTCGGGTATGTACCTCATAATGaacctttatttaatagtatctATTTGCAATTTGCATATTTCactaataacttattattccaatatttaaagttacgaatactttaagtttataattctatataatattaacgcactgatattaattattataaaatatttttaggtgcATGTTATAAATAGACATACAATAGGAAaggtaatttgtaaaatttgctCGAAAGCTCTCCCGAATCAAGAAAGTTTCGAAAAACACAAATGTAAACCGCGGGATGGCGACGATATTTGCCCCATTTGCGGAAAATCCGGCATTAAAAGAGtgagattttattttctacttGTCATACTAAAAAGTacttaataactaattttaaacTGAAGTTTGTTCTGGCTATctctaatttttaataaaaacagcaAGTGCCTAAACTGTTTACTTCCGTATATGTTTCGTGGTCTATTTCTAATAGGAAAGAATCGAGGAATAGAAAagacacacgctgtcgactttttgggtctaagagcTCGTTCCCACTATGTCGTCTGTCGGGAAGATTTTTTATCGTGTGTCGTAGCCGCCAGAACATTTTATATGAAGCTATTCACACTTGTCCGACAACGATTTTGTGTCGgatccaaaaaaaatatcgtgtgTTTTGTCCCTTAGCGTTGTTCACATTTGTCGTATGTCGGGCTGACACCGCCCGCGTCAAACCCCCTGTGCCGCCCGCGCTTCGCTGCCGCTCGCATCGCGCAAAGTTTTCGTAATAATGGCTGTACTAAATATACATTctgaacatttaatattacttgaaAAGACCTGTTCTTTGGGACAAGACTGTTGATGAGTATAAAGATAAGTCTTTAAAGCTAGCTGCTTGGCGAGAACTTTGTTGCCAGCTCGTACCAGATTTCGACAAGAAAGATGAAAAAGACCAGAAGAAGATACAGAAGCCTCTTTTTGACTGTTTAATGGCAGCAACCAGCTGCGGTCGTGGCCGACTAGTGTGAACAGAGGCGCCGACATACGATAAAAAATCGTCCCGACAGACGACAAAGTGGGAACGAGCACTAAGGCACGCATTTCCTCACGTTTCCATTGGTCTTAAATGGGCAGATCGACAAAACGCTTTCTGCCATTGGACAGTTAGGGTTCAGACCTACGACGTCGGGGATGTGCCGCACGTTACAGCTATTAgtccaacactgctcttatcTTCAATACAAGTTTCCATTTAAatcaacaattatatttataacaataaaaattattaccagCTTCAAAGACATATACAGAGCCACAACACGGACCGGAAATTTAAATGCGACCGTTGTCCCGCCGCATACAAATCCCGAACCGCACTTCGTGTCCATATTGATTCTCATGACGGTTTACGACGGCTTAAATGCGAATACTGTCCAATGACATTTCGCAGTGGTCCAGTTCTTATTAAGCATAGACGTACGCACACAGGTAGGTATTGAGGTATAGGAAAACACCAACtctcttattattttacttttcattGCATAAAAACTTCAATTGAATTATAGCACTTAAACAATAAGCAAAGGCAATGGGTGATCTGATCGAATTCAAGCGACCTTTTCCAGGCAgccatttttacaaaaaaaaatagataaatgcaattacaaaaaaaacaattgaaatttcAAGAACTTAGACATTAACAAAacgaataattcaaataataatttattcaagaactttcaatttgttttttctttctgATGACAAAACTGATGGACGACAAGCTTTTTGTAAGAAGCAGAATGTAGTAAACTgagtaataaaatcttatactaaatttcattttaggtGAGAAACCATTTGTGTGTAAAATCTGTCAAAAAGGCTTCACTGGTAACTATAACCTCAAAGTGCATATGAAAGTCCACGGTATTACAAACTTGAttgtcaaaaaaaatcaagacgGAGAAAttgctaaataattaaatacaatatcttttacataattatttgtggaaagtaaataaaagaatgaaacatttgtataaattgttttaatttgccATTAATACACTTTACAcctgtgtaaaaaagtaaatttatcaCATACAAAAATGTCTTTGGCAAGTACTGAATGTGTACAGGTTGTAaacatcaatataaataatagaaaactgTGAAAATcacacattaatttataagcacTATTATACCtacgtataataaatacagtttattaGTAAGGTACACAaagtcttatttaaaaaaaaatatagttgttCCTTCGCTTAGTTTACGAGtacaaaaatctaaacaaaaatttggAAGAATAGATACTAGTTACTTAATTAACATGGCAAGTTTAATTTGAGCCGATTACAAAGTACAGATTTGGCAGTGCTTCGTCTGTGTTTTTACTGATGCAATAGTCGAAGTGTTAAGTGCCGACAAATATTTGTGAAGCCTAATTTCCACCACAGAGACAAAATGTGCAGTGTGCTTTTTACGGAGTATCAGTCagcatacaaaattaaataataaacttaacacTAAAGGACATCTTAGGAACACTATTTCCGATTATTTGAACATTAATCGAAGTTAAGTACATACTAAAGGCGTAGAAGTAGACGCTAAGTGCTATAAGTGCtacttaattttgattaaagtattaataacCTGCCGTAATTCAGTCGAAATAATAAGTCACTATTCTTACAGCTAGGtgaaaaaacttaacaaattCTAGAGatacatttcaataattcTTTTACGATCATGTGCAACATTGAATattgaacattaaataaaattaaaaacgaaggtgctttttacttaaaaaaagcaGTGAATATAcagtgtatttttttgaaaaaaaaaattatatgttcaTATTCAATGTCAATTGGTGCCCCAGTATGGTATTTAATactgcaaatacgtatttgcaaaCTACTCGTTTGTACTAATATAGTACGAAATTAATCAAAAGTGCAGTTAAGTATGGCTTTATCAGTGGGCTATTTAGAACAAATATTAACCACCTGTGGTACTGgaatacaacttttataatggccatgaaaattattagaatgacagcattttaataatttgtagtgTCTATTAATAACTCCTACATCAGAATATTTGCAAGTACCCTACTTCAATATAATAGCTATAGCAATACTGACTTTTGGTCCGACGAAGCGCttctgaattattttatagaagttgaagtaaaaaataaataatgtaacaaaaaacctatacaataaataaaaggcgTTTTCTAATCTAGCGAGTACCTACTTAATAAgtgataattttcttaaatctaaGTCAAAACCTGGCtcgttattattacaataaagaaAACCAACAAACAGGATTTTCGAATACTTTACCTTACTCACTCATTATCATTTTCTCCTAAggttataatacaaaattacattaccTTTACATCCCGTTAATATTAAGTACActattacaaacattaaataaaaaatcgcaCATGTACGAATATGCCTGGAAATGTTATTGATACAGatacagaaaattaatatcactGGAATTACTatgtgatattaataaaattaaataaaacattttttttaagaatggTGAACTATGGGTATCAAAGTctacaaataattttccaGTACACCAATTCCAAATAACTAGGTTGTGTTACTCAACACTGAACTATATCTCATTTCCAAAATGGGAGTTAGGTATTCTAACAATTGTTTCCTTACCGACCTTATCAGTATCAATGAGAGAACCAGAACTATGTTTCTTAGTCTTAGGAGCAAGAGGAGGTACTTCGCTGCAAGTTGAGAAATTATCATCTCCCCTTGAACTCCCTGCTGtgctgaatttttttaaactgccTGTGGCCAATGATCCATTTGA contains the following coding sequences:
- the LOC111001122 gene encoding zinc finger protein 878 isoform X3, yielding MVVCRACNLDSSATAEWVLFDDNIMLYFNLLTNLNVYVDDGLSQHLCKTCNNIIHHFMEFRVRCISVDLNLRNNLICKVKHELDIINHIKQENLDYDGDKANYDDYNGLEQNDEICKDQIIDGLCLESFQHDLAHKNHLDMHKTNNNCCICNKKFTNQYQTLAHRIIHLPSDERNCYMCHKKFHKEHYLEYHYKKYHSNEANTNIECKQCKREFRNPKNLTRHLLNAHSDTREIMICDFCKKIQKYILYLFRYNSKYRLILHINMHLNIRQWKCKKCDFSTNFRSSLRVHVINRHTIGKVICKICSKALPNQESFEKHKCKPRDGDDICPICGKSGIKRLQRHIQSHNTDRKFKCDRCPAAYKSRTALRVHIDSHDGLRRLKCEYCPMTFRSGPVLIKHRRTHTGEKPFVCKICQKGFTGNYNLKVHMKVHGITNLIVKKNQDGEIAK
- the LOC111001122 gene encoding zinc finger protein 699 isoform X1; this encodes MVVCRACNLDSSATAEWVLFDDNIMLYFNLLTNLNVYVDDGLSQHLCKTCNNIIHHFMEFRVRCISVDLNLRNNLICKVKHELDIINHIKQENLDYDGDKANYDDYNGLEQNDEICKDQIIDDQNSQFTRKIKNIKQRQSIKDNTSKANQTNQKTKCKVKYNTKGYNCGLCLESFQHDLAHKNHLDMHKTNNNCCICNKKFTNQYQTLAHRIIHLPSDERNCYMCHKKFHKEHYLEYHYKKYHSNEANTNIECKQCKREFRNPKNLTRHLLNAHSDTREIMICDFCKKIQKYILYLFRYNSKYRLILHINMHLNIRQWKCKKCDFSTNFRSSLRVHVINRHTIGKVICKICSKALPNQESFEKHKCKPRDGDDICPICGKSGIKRLQRHIQSHNTDRKFKCDRCPAAYKSRTALRVHIDSHDGLRRLKCEYCPMTFRSGPVLIKHRRTHTGEKPFVCKICQKGFTGNYNLKVHMKVHGITNLIVKKNQDGEIAK
- the LOC111001122 gene encoding zinc finger protein 699 isoform X2 codes for the protein MVVCRACNLDSSATAEWVLFDDNIMLYFNLLTNLNVYVDDGLSQHLCKTCNNIIHHFMEFRVRCISVDLNLRNNLICKVKHELDIINHIKQENLDYDGDKANYDDYNGLEQNDEICKDQIIDDQNSQFTRKIKNIKQRQSIKDNTSKANQTNQKTKCKVKYNTKGYNCGLCLESFQHDLAHKNHLDMHKTNNNCCICNKKFTNQYQTLAHRIIHLPSDERNCYMCHKKFHKEHYLEYHYKKYHSNEANTNIECKQCKREFRNPKNLTRHLLNAHSDTREIMICDFCKKIYNSKYRLILHINMHLNIRQWKCKKCDFSTNFRSSLRVHVINRHTIGKVICKICSKALPNQESFEKHKCKPRDGDDICPICGKSGIKRLQRHIQSHNTDRKFKCDRCPAAYKSRTALRVHIDSHDGLRRLKCEYCPMTFRSGPVLIKHRRTHTGEKPFVCKICQKGFTGNYNLKVHMKVHGITNLIVKKNQDGEIAK
- the LOC111001122 gene encoding zinc finger protein 699 isoform X4 — its product is MYFLYKTTIQVKHELDIINHIKQENLDYDGDKANYDDYNGLEQNDEICKDQIIDDQNSQFTRKIKNIKQRQSIKDNTSKANQTNQKTKCKVKYNTKGYNCGLCLESFQHDLAHKNHLDMHKTNNNCCICNKKFTNQYQTLAHRIIHLPSDERNCYMCHKKFHKEHYLEYHYKKYHSNEANTNIECKQCKREFRNPKNLTRHLLNAHSDTREIMICDFCKKIQKYILYLFRYNSKYRLILHINMHLNIRQWKCKKCDFSTNFRSSLRVHVINRHTIGKVICKICSKALPNQESFEKHKCKPRDGDDICPICGKSGIKRLQRHIQSHNTDRKFKCDRCPAAYKSRTALRVHIDSHDGLRRLKCEYCPMTFRSGPVLIKHRRTHTGEKPFVCKICQKGFTGNYNLKVHMKVHGITNLIVKKNQDGEIAK